A part of Chroicocephalus ridibundus chromosome 5, bChrRid1.1, whole genome shotgun sequence genomic DNA contains:
- the IRF2 gene encoding interferon regulatory factor 2 produces the protein MPVERMRMRPWLEEQINSNTIPGLKWLNKEKKIFQIPWMHAARHGWDVEKDAPLFRNWAIHTGKYQSGVDKPDPKTWKANFRCAMNSLPDIEEVKDKSIKKGNNAFRVYRMLPLSERPSKKGKKTKSEKDDKFKQIKQEPVESSFGINGLNDVTSDYFLSSTIKNEVDSTVNFVVVGQPHLDGSSEEQVIVANPPDVCQVVEVTTESDEPPLSMSHLYPLQISPVSSYAESETTDSVPSDEENAEGRLHWQKKNIEGKQYLSNLGMRNTSHMLPSMATFVANKPDLQVTIKEESCPLPYNSSWPPFPDIPLPQVVSTASTSSSRPDRETRASVIKKTSDITQSRVKSC, from the exons ATGCCTGTCGAAAGGATGCGGATGCGCCCCTGGCTGGAAGAGCAAATCAACTCTAACACGATACCGGGGCTGAAATGGCTAAATAAG gAGAAGAAGATTTTTCAGATTCCCTGGATGCATGCCGCAAGACATGGGTGGGATGTTGAAAAAGATGCTCCCTTATTTAGAAACTGGGCAATTCACACAG GAAAATACCAGTCAGGAGTAGATAAACCCGACCCAAAGACGTGGAAGGCAAACTTCCGTTGTGCTATGAACTCTCTGCCTGACATAGAAGAAGTGAAGGACAAAAgtataaagaaaggaaacaatgcCTTCAGGGTGTACCGAATGCTGCCGTTATCTGAAAGACCTTCCAAAAAAG ggaaaaaaacgaAGTCCGAGAAGGATGACAAGTTCAAACAAATTAAG CAAGAGCCAGTTGAATCATCTTTTGGGATTAATGGGCTAAATGATGTCACTTCTGACTATTTCCTGTCCTCCACTATAAAAAATGAAGTTGACAGTACAGTGAACTTTGTAG TTGTAGGACAGCCGCACCTTGAtggcagcagtgaggagcagGTGATAGTTGCCAATCCTCCTGACGTTTGCCAGGTAGTAGAGGTGACAACAGAAAGCGACGAACCGCccctcagcatgagccatctgtaCCCCCTACAGATCTCCCCTGTCTCGTCCTATGCAG AAAGTGAAACGACCGACAGCGTTCCAAGCgatgaagaaaatgcagag gGACGACTTcactggcagaagaaaaacattgaagGCAAACAGTATCTCAGCAATCTGGGAATGAGGAACACTTCTCATATGCTTCCCAGCATGGCAACTTTTGTAGCCAACAAGCCTGACCTCCAAGTCACCATCAAAGAAGAAAGCTGCCCACTGCCTTACAACAGCTCCTGGCCCCCTTTCCCAGACATCCCTCTGCCACAAGTAGTGTCCACAGCCTCCACGAGCAGCAGCCGGCCAGACCGCGAGACGCGGGCCAGCGTCATCAAGAAAACGTCAGACATCACCCAGTCGAGAGTCAAGAGCTGCTAA